The region TGCATGAACAGTTCCGCCATCAACTTTTCAGTGCGAACGTCAACGCCGTTGAAGGGTTCATCCAGCAGGAGCACATCGGCACGCTGCGCGATCGCCCGAGCCAGAAAGGCGCGTTTGCGCTGTCCACCGGAGAGGGCTCCGATCGGCCTTGAGCGAAGGTCAAACAGATCCACCCGCTTCAAGGCGTCGCGCACAGCCACCCGATCGGAACTGCGGGGAATGCGCAGCAGATTCATGGCGCCGTAGCGCCCCATCATCACCACATCCCAGACGGAGACAGGGAACTGACTATCGATCCCCTCGCTCTGGGGTACGTAGGCCACCGACTGCTGCCGCTGGGCCTCCGCGACTGGAGCACCGTTGATACGGATGCGTCCACGGGATGGACGGACAAAGCCGGTGA is a window of Synechococcus sp. A15-24 DNA encoding:
- a CDS encoding metal ABC transporter ATP-binding protein, which produces MRIEADQLCVDYNGTVALYDASLHLPAGCICGLVGMNGAGKSTLFKALTGFVRPSRGRIRINGAPVAEAQRQQSVAYVPQSEGIDSQFPVSVWDVVMMGRYGAMNLLRIPRSSDRVAVRDALKRVDLFDLRSRPIGALSGGQRKRAFLARAIAQRADVLLLDEPFNGVDVRTEKLMAELFMQFREDGRTILISTHDLSHVREFCDLVVLINKTVLAYGETSEVFTPENLAMTFGGLPPDLLTGNSSSDDSL